The following coding sequences lie in one Lolium perenne isolate Kyuss_39 chromosome 2, Kyuss_2.0, whole genome shotgun sequence genomic window:
- the LOC127333345 gene encoding uncharacterized protein isoform X2 codes for MIGALIRQYWPGFYTPVLGGERKLAETWADYEAAPCPGFGTAADAVYTKFWTHYKVPDDMVERGKAVLTRASQRLTRQQWYNQKHTCIGHFKAEQGIRVKKADNIRDDPQLTKEDYLRVMPLWCENKEDAFEALVARWVGEDADFNAKSVRNKANRGTGGTHSAGSRSTERYRKHKEAELGEPLTEVGGWQKMKLKQPDLSQPQPSLPEYFGYAEEELDKYCSAFKGLHPEVDDPIEQETDLTAIMVAGRGSEHGRTKLLSGVIKPQRTLTQIRSTLTAGDPPVAPPRHRRTDANFEAAYAATYEKYLTVVAEWDLKRAAWEEYQEATSRALRTFFQTGERIALPEEEPPRPGPTLVCPSREAFAATYYARTPGTGSSRNRPSPDSSREGTPDAPRPPFSRCFRVFTCWRWFRPWFYLGPPRQRPDA; via the exons ATGATTGGAGCTCTTATTAGGCAGTATTGGCCGGGCTTTTACACTCCGGTCCTCGGCGGCGAGAGGAAGCTAGCCGagacttgggcggactatgaggcaGCTCCTTGCCCGGGCTTTGGGACAGCTGCTGACGCCGTGTACACCAAGTTTTGG ACCCATTATAAGGTGCCTGATGATATGGTTGAGCGAGGGAAGGCGGTACTGACTAGGGCTTCTCAGAGGTTGACAAGGCAACAGTGGTACAATCAGAAGCATACCTGCATCGGGCACTTCAAGGCTGAGCAGGGCATTAGGGTCAAGAAAGCTGACAATATCAGGGACGATCCTCAGCTGACGAAGGAAGATTACTTGAGG GTTATGCCCCTATGGTGCGAGAATAAGGAAGACGCATTTGAGGCCTTGGTAGCGAGGTGGGTTGGCGAAGACGCCGACTTCAACGCCAAGAGTGTACGCAACAAGGCAAACCGTGGCACCGGAGGAACACACAGTGCAGGAAGCCGCAGCACTGAGCGCTACAGGAAGCACaag GAGGCGGAACTCGGGGAGCCTCTCACCGAGGTGGGAGGGtggcagaagatgaagctgaagcaGCCTGATCTGAgccagcctcagccctcgctgcCCGAGTACTTCGGCTATGCCGAAGAGGAGTTGGACAAGTACTGCTCGGCGTTCAAGGGTCTTCATCCGgaggtggatgatcctattgAGCAGGAGACCGACTTGACGGCGATTATGGTGGCGGGGCGCGGCTCGGAGCATGGCCGTACGAAGCTTCTTAGTGGGGTGATCAAGCCGCAGAGGACCCTCACGCAGATCAGGTCTACCCTCACCGCTGGCGACCCACCGGTCGCGCCTCCTCGACACCGTCGTACCGAT GCTAACTTTGAGGCCGCCTACGCTGCCACTTATGAGAAGTATTTGACGGTTGTAGCAGAGTGGGACCTCAAGAGAGCGGCTTGGGAAGAGTACCAGGAGGCGACGAGTCGT gcgcTCAGGACGTTCTTCCAGACTGGAGAGAGGATCGCACTTCCGGAAGAGGAGCCACCTAGGCCGGGGCCGACTCTAGTGTGCCCATCGAGGGAAGCTTTCGCGGCCACATACTACGCACGGACTCCG GGCACGGGAAGTTCGCGGAACCGACCCTCTCCTGATTCGTCGCGCGAGGGCACACCCGATGCACCCCGGCCGCCATTCTCCCGGTGCTTCAGGGTTTTCACCTGCTGGCGATGGTTCAGGCCATGGTTCTACCTCGGTCCACCGCGACAAAGGCCGGACGCATGA